One Streptomyces sp. NBC_01217 genomic region harbors:
- a CDS encoding UDP-N-acetylmuramoyl-L-alanyl-D-glutamate--2,6-diaminopimelate ligase, with product MKLNELLDGHTHQVLQGSIGTRISGGMHFDAHRMTRGSLYIAVPGHREGGPEAITRAVELGAVAVLVEGTGVVVPDGVCVVGVPDIRVAASAVAARYYGEPGRAMDMVAITGTNGKTSVSYMVESVLRIAEGARVGVIGTAGSRIGDDPVPMPHSVLTTPESPDLQYLLGHMRDRRTGSVVLEATSMALLTHRVDDAHIDVGVFTNLTQDHLDDHGTMESYRNAKLRLFQGLCRHAVVNADDPVSAWIQRLMPGAGAVTTYALDTDADVDYRATDLSMDATGSRFTLHHQGRTYPASIPVPGRFSVSNALATVAACHALGHDLGALVAALRLMPPVPGRLERHVTPLGTSVIVDYAHSPDSLEKVLTAIRGFATAHVITVFGCGGDRDTTKRAAMGEIAGRLSDHCVLTSDNPRTEDPGAILDQITPGIAPTGTPFERIPDRSQAIRFALAAAGPDDVVLVAGKGSEPHQIIGEELLPFSDIAVVRQLADELSLSRSGAAGAIPR from the coding sequence TTGAAACTCAACGAACTGCTGGACGGGCACACCCACCAGGTGCTTCAGGGCTCCATCGGAACGCGAATCAGCGGAGGAATGCACTTCGACGCCCACCGCATGACCCGTGGCTCGCTGTACATCGCGGTACCGGGCCACCGCGAAGGCGGCCCCGAAGCCATTACGCGTGCCGTGGAACTCGGAGCGGTGGCGGTCCTGGTGGAAGGCACGGGCGTCGTCGTCCCGGACGGGGTGTGCGTCGTAGGCGTACCGGACATCCGGGTCGCGGCCTCGGCTGTCGCCGCCCGCTACTACGGCGAGCCCGGTCGGGCGATGGATATGGTGGCGATCACCGGCACCAACGGAAAGACCTCGGTGTCGTACATGGTCGAGTCGGTCCTCCGGATCGCCGAGGGTGCGAGGGTCGGGGTCATCGGGACGGCCGGCAGCCGCATCGGCGACGACCCGGTGCCGATGCCGCACTCGGTCCTGACCACGCCGGAGTCGCCGGACCTGCAGTACCTGCTCGGTCACATGCGCGACCGCCGCACGGGCAGTGTCGTGCTGGAGGCCACCTCGATGGCGCTGCTGACCCATCGCGTGGACGACGCCCACATAGACGTCGGCGTATTCACCAACCTGACCCAGGATCACCTGGACGACCACGGCACGATGGAGAGCTACCGGAACGCAAAACTGCGGCTCTTCCAGGGCCTGTGCCGCCATGCCGTCGTCAACGCCGACGACCCGGTGAGCGCCTGGATCCAGCGCCTGATGCCGGGGGCCGGGGCGGTCACCACGTACGCCCTGGACACCGACGCCGACGTGGACTACCGGGCGACCGACCTCTCCATGGACGCCACCGGCAGCCGGTTCACCCTCCACCACCAGGGGCGTACGTACCCTGCGTCCATCCCCGTCCCCGGACGGTTCTCGGTGTCCAATGCCCTCGCCACGGTCGCCGCCTGCCACGCCCTCGGCCACGACCTGGGCGCCCTCGTCGCCGCCCTGCGGCTGATGCCGCCGGTCCCGGGCAGGCTGGAGCGCCACGTAACCCCGCTCGGCACCTCCGTGATCGTGGACTACGCCCACTCCCCGGACTCGCTGGAGAAGGTCCTGACCGCGATCCGCGGCTTCGCCACCGCCCACGTCATCACCGTCTTCGGCTGTGGCGGCGACCGCGACACCACCAAGCGGGCGGCCATGGGAGAGATCGCCGGCCGGCTCTCCGACCACTGCGTCCTCACCTCCGACAACCCCCGCACTGAAGATCCCGGAGCGATCCTCGACCAGATCACCCCCGGCATCGCCCCGACCGGCACCCCGTTCGAGCGGATCCCCGACCGGAGTCAGGCCATCCGTTTCGCCCTCGCCGCCGCCGGGCCCGACGACGTGGTCCTCGTCGCGGGGAAGGGCAGCGAGCCGCACCAGATCATCGGCGAGGAACTGCTTCCCTTCAGCGACATCGCCGTCGTACGGCAGCTCGCCGACGAGCTGTCGCTGTCACGGTCCGGGGCTGCTGGCGCCATCCCCCGCTAG
- a CDS encoding IS630 family transposase, translating into MAGSLGVEISVEQAAELRELVNSRDVPADIATRGRIVLWSSEGRRRKDIAELLGVSLPTVDRWKIRYAEQGLAGLEGERPGGAREQVPARVRARVIALTRMTPPDGTGLSRWSTRELAKYLERAENITVSWHYIARVWREESLKPHRSGTFKISKDPAFAEKVADVIGLYLAPPGGAVVLSIDEKTQIQALDRTQPVLPVAFAASEKRTADYVRHGTTNLFAALNVTTGEVLGECRPTRNGKDFLAFLKKAVKPHAGKDIHVVLDNLSTHTTPEVKEWLVKNPQVHFHFTPVGSSWLNQIEIWFGILTRQSIRRGTFSSVNVLIKQIRDYINSWNTTAKPFTWTATAGEVLAKVRLVATNVKKLVNNNSN; encoded by the coding sequence ATGGCAGGGTCTCTTGGTGTGGAGATCTCCGTGGAACAGGCCGCCGAGTTGCGGGAGTTGGTGAACAGCCGGGACGTTCCTGCGGACATCGCTACGCGGGGCCGGATCGTTCTGTGGTCGAGTGAGGGGCGTCGGCGCAAGGACATTGCGGAGCTGCTCGGGGTGTCGCTGCCGACCGTGGACCGCTGGAAGATCCGCTATGCCGAGCAGGGCCTGGCCGGGCTGGAAGGTGAGCGTCCCGGTGGCGCGCGGGAACAGGTGCCGGCGCGGGTGCGGGCCCGGGTGATTGCGCTGACGCGCATGACGCCGCCGGACGGCACGGGGCTTTCGCGCTGGTCCACGCGGGAGTTGGCGAAGTATCTGGAGCGGGCCGAGAACATCACCGTGTCCTGGCACTACATCGCGCGCGTCTGGCGGGAGGAGAGCCTGAAGCCGCACCGGTCCGGCACCTTCAAGATTTCCAAAGATCCCGCGTTCGCGGAGAAGGTGGCCGACGTGATCGGCCTGTATCTGGCCCCGCCGGGCGGCGCGGTGGTCCTCTCGATCGACGAGAAGACGCAGATCCAGGCGCTGGACCGGACCCAGCCGGTGCTGCCGGTCGCCTTCGCGGCGAGCGAGAAGCGCACCGCCGACTACGTCCGGCACGGCACCACGAACCTGTTCGCCGCCCTGAACGTGACCACTGGTGAAGTGCTCGGCGAGTGCAGGCCGACCCGGAACGGCAAGGATTTCCTGGCCTTCTTGAAGAAGGCGGTGAAACCGCACGCCGGGAAGGACATCCATGTCGTCCTGGACAACCTCTCGACGCACACCACCCCGGAGGTCAAGGAGTGGCTGGTCAAGAACCCGCAAGTCCACTTCCATTTCACTCCCGTCGGTTCCTCGTGGCTGAACCAGATCGAGATCTGGTTCGGAATCCTGACCCGGCAGTCCATCCGCCGCGGCACGTTCTCCAGCGTCAACGTCCTGATCAAACAGATCCGCGACTACATCAACTCCTGGAACACGACAGCGAAACCGTTCACTTGGACCGCGACCGCCGGCGAGGTCCTCGCGAAGGTCCGACTCGTCGCGACCAACGTGAAGAAACTCGTTAATAACAACTCGAACTGA
- a CDS encoding vWA domain-containing protein — protein sequence MEKLLTARLHAVKVRPYLASALFALHVVEDRSVPTMAVDAHWRCYVAPGFVERTPVEELAGVWVHEVSHLLRDHHGRGERYAREHEEYGPGARLRRNIAADFEINDDIYGDGLPLPAGAVLPSLLRLPDGLLMEEYLRRASMSGLTGDLAWLDCGSGADGQGRPWELGPDGAHGLSKQQRDAVRFRVAEGIRGRPGDAPEGWRRWADEAFHPPQPWRRLLGAAIRSAASAPGVGEDHSYRRPSRRSASVPGVLLPSLRHTPPRVCVVIDTSGSVSDAELGSALLEVAAISRAVGGRRDLVSVISCDAAAGVAVPLCRAENIELVGGGGTDLRSGFARALRSRPHPDVIVALTDAQTPWPTAQPPCRTVVGLFPRPFRAAEEENPDYVPDTPPPWARVVTIT from the coding sequence GTGGAGAAACTGCTGACCGCCCGGCTGCACGCGGTGAAGGTCCGCCCCTACCTGGCAAGCGCACTCTTCGCGCTGCACGTGGTGGAGGACCGGTCGGTGCCGACGATGGCGGTGGACGCACACTGGCGCTGCTACGTCGCCCCCGGCTTCGTGGAGCGCACCCCGGTGGAGGAACTGGCGGGCGTCTGGGTGCACGAGGTCTCCCATCTGCTCCGGGACCACCACGGGCGGGGTGAGCGGTATGCGCGGGAGCACGAGGAATACGGGCCGGGCGCTCGGCTGCGGCGGAACATCGCCGCCGACTTCGAGATCAACGACGACATCTACGGTGACGGTCTGCCCCTGCCTGCCGGGGCGGTGCTGCCGTCTCTGCTGCGGCTGCCCGACGGGTTGCTGATGGAGGAGTACCTGCGGAGGGCGTCGATGTCAGGGCTCACCGGGGACTTGGCCTGGCTGGACTGCGGCAGCGGTGCCGACGGGCAGGGCCGACCGTGGGAGCTGGGGCCCGACGGGGCACACGGGCTGAGCAAGCAGCAGCGGGACGCGGTCCGCTTCCGGGTGGCCGAGGGGATCAGGGGCCGGCCGGGCGACGCTCCGGAGGGATGGCGCCGGTGGGCCGACGAGGCGTTCCATCCACCTCAGCCGTGGCGGCGGTTGCTGGGGGCGGCGATCCGCTCCGCGGCAAGTGCGCCGGGGGTGGGCGAGGACCACAGCTACCGGCGTCCGTCCCGGCGCTCGGCCAGTGTCCCCGGAGTGCTGCTGCCGAGCCTGCGCCATACGCCGCCCCGGGTCTGCGTCGTGATCGACACCTCCGGGTCGGTGAGCGACGCCGAGCTGGGCAGCGCGCTGCTGGAGGTGGCGGCGATCTCACGGGCGGTGGGCGGGCGGCGCGACCTGGTCTCGGTGATCTCCTGCGACGCGGCGGCCGGGGTCGCCGTCCCGCTCTGCCGCGCCGAGAACATCGAACTGGTCGGCGGCGGAGGAACGGATCTGCGCTCCGGCTTCGCCCGGGCTCTCCGCTCCCGGCCCCACCCGGACGTGATCGTCGCCCTGACGGACGCTCAGACACCGTGGCCCACCGCGCAGCCGCCCTGCCGCACCGTTGTCGGCCTCTTCCCCCGCCCCTTCCGCGCTGCGGAAGAAGAGAACCCCGACTACGTCCCGGACACCCCGCCGCCCTGGGCACGTGTCGTCACCATCACCTGA
- a CDS encoding AAA family ATPase — protein sequence MTSSTLLPAPAPAPAPAPAGAPAPTSVGASGTGTQLAVAGDLLSLLRTTTTEPRPDEQLEALTLAVAADLPVLLWGEPGIGKTAALTQLATSLDLPLTTVIASVHEPTDFSGLPIVGDDPAVQGVPMAPPQWAVELVRAGRGLLFLDELSTATPAVQAALLRVVLERRVGALQLPPEVRIVAAANPSASAADGWELSPPLANRFVHLYWVHDREVVVRGLGGVWPRAELPRLVPERLPEAVAFARRAVCGFLEARPTLIHRLPSTETRRGGAWPSPRSWEAALALLAFGTAASVSREVLALLVRGTVGDGPGLELLAHLDRMDLPDPESLLADPASAELPVRGDLRQAALEAVVAAVGARPERARWEAGWAVLVRALETGPPDLLVAPATTLASLRRDDWEVPAAVERLVGVIGLARQADRSVGRVAAAADARRAARARR from the coding sequence ATGACCTCCAGCACCCTCCTGCCCGCCCCCGCCCCCGCCCCCGCCCCCGCCCCTGCCGGTGCGCCCGCGCCCACCTCCGTCGGCGCGTCCGGGACCGGCACCCAACTCGCCGTCGCCGGCGACCTCCTGTCCCTCCTGCGCACGACCACCACCGAACCGCGCCCCGACGAGCAGCTCGAAGCCCTCACTCTGGCCGTCGCGGCCGACCTGCCCGTGCTGCTCTGGGGCGAGCCGGGCATCGGCAAGACCGCGGCCCTGACGCAGCTCGCCACTTCCCTCGACCTCCCGCTGACGACCGTGATCGCCAGCGTCCACGAGCCGACCGACTTCTCAGGGCTGCCCATCGTCGGAGACGACCCGGCGGTGCAGGGGGTGCCGATGGCGCCGCCGCAGTGGGCCGTGGAACTGGTGCGGGCCGGCCGGGGGCTGCTCTTCCTGGACGAACTCTCCACCGCCACACCGGCCGTCCAGGCGGCGCTGCTCCGGGTCGTCCTGGAGCGGAGGGTCGGCGCGCTGCAACTGCCGCCGGAGGTACGGATCGTGGCCGCGGCCAATCCGAGCGCGTCGGCGGCGGACGGGTGGGAGCTGAGCCCGCCGCTGGCCAACCGGTTCGTGCATCTGTACTGGGTGCACGACCGGGAGGTGGTGGTGCGCGGGCTGGGCGGGGTCTGGCCCCGGGCGGAGCTGCCCCGGCTGGTGCCGGAGCGCTTGCCGGAGGCGGTTGCTTTCGCCCGGCGCGCGGTCTGCGGATTCCTGGAGGCCCGGCCGACGCTGATCCACCGGCTGCCTAGCACGGAGACACGGCGCGGCGGTGCCTGGCCCTCGCCCCGGAGCTGGGAGGCCGCGTTGGCCCTGCTTGCCTTCGGTACGGCGGCCTCCGTCTCCCGTGAGGTGCTGGCACTGCTGGTGCGGGGCACGGTGGGGGACGGGCCGGGGCTCGAACTCCTTGCCCATCTGGACCGGATGGACCTGCCGGACCCGGAGTCGCTGCTCGCCGATCCGGCCTCCGCCGAACTGCCGGTGCGGGGCGATCTGCGTCAGGCTGCGCTGGAGGCGGTGGTGGCCGCCGTCGGGGCGCGGCCCGAGCGGGCACGGTGGGAGGCGGGCTGGGCGGTGCTGGTCCGGGCGCTGGAGACCGGCCCCCCGGACCTGCTGGTCGCCCCCGCGACGACGCTGGCCTCGCTGCGGCGCGACGACTGGGAGGTGCCGGCGGCGGTGGAGCGGCTGGTCGGGGTGATTGGTCTCGCCCGACAGGCGGACCGGTCGGTGGGGCGGGTCGCGGCGGCGGCCGACGCCAGGCGTGCGGCGAGGGCACGCCGATGA
- a CDS encoding ATP-binding cassette domain-containing protein, translating into MTDLAIAANGLRKSYGDKTVLDGIDLAVSKGTIFSLLGPNGAGKTTAVKILSTLITADAGDLHVGGHDLATDPQAVRAAIGVTGQFSAVDGLITGEENMLLMADLHHLSRSEGRRTAAELLERFDLVEAAKKPASTYSGGMKRRLDLAMTLVGNPRIIFLDEPTTGLDPRSRHNMWGIIRGLVSDGVTVFLTTQYLDEADELADRIAVLNDGRIAAEGSAEELKRLIPGGHVRLRFTDPAAYQSAAVALREVTRDDEALSLSVPSDGSQRELRSLLDRLDSAGIEADELTVHTPDLDDVFFALTGTADIPNQPSQPEETVR; encoded by the coding sequence ATGACCGACCTGGCCATCGCAGCGAACGGGCTGCGCAAGTCCTACGGCGACAAGACCGTGCTCGACGGCATCGACCTGGCAGTCTCCAAAGGAACGATCTTCTCCCTGCTCGGCCCGAACGGCGCCGGCAAGACCACCGCCGTCAAGATCCTCTCCACGCTCATCACCGCCGACGCCGGTGACCTGCACGTCGGCGGGCACGACCTGGCCACCGACCCCCAGGCGGTCCGTGCCGCGATCGGTGTCACCGGCCAGTTCTCCGCGGTCGACGGGCTGATCACCGGTGAGGAGAACATGCTCCTCATGGCGGACCTGCACCACCTCTCCCGCAGCGAGGGGCGGCGCACCGCCGCCGAACTCCTGGAGCGCTTCGACCTGGTGGAGGCGGCGAAGAAGCCCGCCTCCACCTACTCCGGCGGCATGAAGCGCCGCCTCGACCTCGCCATGACGCTGGTCGGCAACCCGCGGATCATCTTCCTCGACGAGCCGACCACCGGCCTCGACCCGCGCAGCCGCCACAACATGTGGGGCATCATCCGCGGCCTCGTCTCCGACGGCGTCACCGTCTTCCTCACCACCCAGTACCTGGATGAGGCCGACGAACTCGCCGACCGCATCGCTGTGTTGAACGACGGCAGGATCGCCGCCGAAGGGAGCGCCGAGGAGCTCAAGCGGCTCATCCCGGGCGGGCACGTGCGGCTGCGGTTCACCGACCCGGCCGCGTACCAGTCCGCCGCCGTCGCCCTGCGCGAGGTCACCCGGGACGACGAGGCACTGTCGCTGTCCGTCCCCAGCGACGGAAGCCAGCGCGAACTGCGCTCCCTCCTCGACCGGCTCGACTCCGCCGGCATCGAGGCGGACGAACTGACCGTCCACACCCCCGACCTCGACGACGTGTTCTTCGCCCTGACCGGCACCGCCGACATCCCCAACCAGCCCAGCCAGCCCGAGGAGACCGTCCGATGA
- a CDS encoding ABC transporter permease, protein MSSLSLAVRDSSTMLRRNLLHARRYPSLTLNLLLTPIMLLLLFVYIFGDTMSAGISGGTPDRSAYIAYIVPGLLLMTIGSTVVGTAVSVSNDMTEGIIARFRTMAIHRPSVLVGHVVGSVLQSVTSVVLVGAVAVAIGFRSTDATALEWFAAFGLLVLFALALTWIAVGMGLISPNAEAAGNNAMPLILLPLLSSAFTPVDSMPGWFQPIAEYQPFTPAIETLRGLLLGTEIGHNGWLAIAWCLGLTVLGYFWSNAKFNRDPK, encoded by the coding sequence ATGAGTTCCCTCTCCCTCGCCGTACGCGACTCGTCCACGATGCTGCGCCGCAACCTCCTGCACGCGCGGCGCTATCCGTCCCTCACCCTGAACCTGCTGCTCACCCCGATCATGCTGCTGTTGCTCTTCGTCTACATCTTCGGCGACACGATGAGCGCCGGAATCAGCGGCGGCACTCCGGACCGCTCCGCATACATCGCGTACATCGTCCCGGGCCTGCTGCTGATGACCATCGGCAGCACCGTGGTCGGAACCGCGGTGTCCGTCTCCAACGACATGACCGAGGGCATCATCGCCCGCTTCCGCACGATGGCGATCCACCGCCCTTCGGTGCTCGTCGGGCACGTCGTCGGCAGCGTGCTGCAGTCGGTCACGAGCGTGGTCCTCGTGGGCGCCGTCGCCGTGGCCATCGGCTTCCGGTCCACCGATGCCACGGCCCTGGAGTGGTTCGCGGCGTTCGGGCTGCTCGTGCTCTTCGCCCTGGCGCTCACCTGGATCGCGGTCGGCATGGGCCTGATCAGCCCGAACGCCGAGGCCGCCGGCAACAACGCGATGCCGCTGATCCTGCTGCCGCTCCTCTCCAGCGCCTTCACCCCGGTCGACTCCATGCCCGGCTGGTTCCAGCCGATCGCCGAGTACCAGCCGTTCACCCCCGCCATCGAAACCCTCCGCGGCCTCCTCCTCGGCACCGAGATCGGCCACAACGGGTGGCTCGCCATCGCCTGGTGCCTCGGCCTCACCGTGCTCGGCTACTTCTGGTCCAACGCGAAGTTCAACCGCGACCCGAAGTAA